The sequence tgtatgaagtgaacggatcatcacgtaaatatactggtggaccgtcacgagaccaatcagtattcgaaaatggcgcgatgtgagtgagactgagagtttgttcagtatctcgacaggatgagtgggtagttgaagaggagtgatttctactcaacatctcatccagatggccaccatgtaatgtatgggtgtacagcttcttgccgcggaatgatcatctggtttgtcactgccagcccttcgcccagtaaaagaaaccaagagagacaagccaaggaatgctaatgattattttatgaagattgaattgtgatataagtatgCTGgcttagaatcaaagaaggcacctgccttacacgtgataaatgccaactgtcagcacacgtgatactgcaCAGTAAAAAAGGAATTGTTATTATAACATATTGTGTTAAAACAGCATAATGTTATTGTGACATTCAATTGTCATTTTAACAGCAGCATTGTTAAGTAGCATGGGATATCATATGtagaaataatattataaattcAATGTGACAAAATATGTTACATTGACACATACAGTGTTAAAATAACATAATAAAAAGTACAAAATAGTTCAagttatttttacacaaaatatgTTACAATAACATACTGTAACTGTCACAGTTACCAAGTGATATTATATGAACCAAACAACTTCGGTTCAATGTTGGATCTCAGGGTGATATAGAGTTGCCCATCATCAAAAGTATGTACTGTCAACGGATGTTTTTCTTTTAGTGTTGACAAAGGGATACAACATAGGTGGTGAGTGGATTTAATCTGGTAACTCATTAAGTGGTTATCAAGTCCGACAGTCAAAAACCTTTCTACCTCTGCTACTGCACAGTCAACCACCATCATTAAATCAACAATTTTGGAGAAGACCGGAAGATCATTTGTCTGTTTAGCTGTTATGAGATAGTCACCGTGATGATATTCTTCTCTAGTGCTGTACACCAGTGTCCAATTAACCGGTTATTAACcagtgttgtctaggtcagccaataaccggtgaagaaacctttaaacaggttattgcccacccacttggtaaaccataaattacccctgctgttaagtgttaacatcataacataacctcaaagaatgtgattgtaataactgttactaCTAGAcaagatgttgatggtcactttggtaccaccctaaaccttacagcaggcttgttgactcgcattatgtctgccaatatacaaacaaaccaattaaccggttattgccaattattggtaggcaattaaccggtgacaaaaattttgcaggtgtacagcactattcTTCTCCATATGTTTTTATCCAATTTGAACTACATATATAAAAAGACAGTACAGATATAATATTTATGATTTAATAGACAGGATATCTATACACACTGATAAACAGGTGGCAATGAAAGCCACTAAAACTATTCAGAAAAATTCGACTAttaaacacactagttgtatgaaggtaagtatTGGGTGAGAGCTATGGTTGGACAGACAGTGAAAGAAATCATTATGCTTTAAAAACATAAGTTGTTTAGTGGTAGGGTATTGGTTTCTTCCTGAGTTACATTTATGAGATAGAAACTAAGGCTTACAGCACAGTGGCATAGTGGTATTAGAGCACCAGAGTGGGGTGTGGGAAGTACCAGGTTCAAACATACCCACACTACTTCTAGGCAATACATCAGTAAGACTATTGGATACCAGTGCAACAAACTAGCTGTAGCCTTATTTAAACGGAACAACAGGTACCTcaactaaaaatgtaactataTCATGGAAGTTACTGTACACTGTTAAGAATTACGTGATACATTACATTATGTGATACAAGCACTATAATTAGCAGGTGTGCCTTTTAAGACATACACATGATACTTGGTAAaaaaaaagctatctaaaacaATGGGAAAATTAACTGTTGGGTATTTGTTCAGAAGTACAAAAGATATAAACAAAATTGTGGACAATGCTCAACACTTTGAATTCTAAAAAAAAATGCAGTGTTTCTAGATACTTGTGAAATTAAAAGGCAATAAGATCAGTTTTCCCAGATTCAAGTCACATATGCAAACACATTGTGTAAGATATTTCAAATAACGTACTGTGTTATAGTGGTATCTGGATGCATATCAGGATAAAGATAAAGCAGTTTATTTCGCTTAGGATGTACAGCAAATGAAACTGATTCCTTACCTACAGGATACACAAAATGTAAGCACaaagtatacacatgcataataGGAGTGAGAATAAGGAAAAAGTTTCTTTGAAACCAGTTCATCCCTTCTAAAATCTGTAACCATGGATACACTGGCTACAGGGCTGGAACGAAGGTTAAATTTTACCCTTTGAAGCTTCTTGCAGGAAAGCAGTTGAAGTTTCAAAGCTTTGTTGATTATGTCATGTTAGCAAATAATGACCATAACTTATAAGTGTACATGTACACCATATGGTTGTTGCTACTGTAGTACAGGCTCTAGTACAACTGCTTAGACTACAAATATACCATTATTTTGTCAATGATATTGTAAGCTTCCAATGGCTTTTGAGTGATTAGACATGGCAGTATCCATGGTTACGAAGCTTTGGAGGGGTAAAACCACCTACAAAGGTTACAAAACAACTGAAAGTTTCGAAGCTTCTGAACCTTTGTCCAAGCCCTAACTGGCTATCACTATTAAAACTTTACTTATCAGTATTATAGTGTGGTAAAGAAGAACTCACAAGGTCCAGTTTCTACGCTATCAAAAGCAAAAAAATGCCTCGACTGCAAGTACCCACAAAGTAACTTTTGATGTCTGGCTGCTACGGAAAATGAAATATTTTTGAAGTTGTTTGTTCTCCTTGCAATTTGCTTAAAGTAGGAATTCTTTGCTTCCATTCGCATGCACCATGAGGTAACAAGCGGTCCCAACCTGTACAATACAACAATGACATACATTGAAAGTAATAAAAGGCATGCTTACCTGAGAATCTGATCACTTAGATGGACCATGTAATGCATTTTCGGCAAAACATTAACACCTGGATAGTAATCCACAAACATTTGGTGGTGTTGATCTACCAGAGAAGCAAGGAATAAAGTTGATGACAGTGATGATACTTTGGCTGTACAAAGCTGAATAATTTGAACCAGCAATAAAAAACATTCCCAGTGAATATCTTCATGTGGAATTTTGTGGCCAATAATCAGAGGCAAGATAACTGCAAGTGTCCAAGCTTGTGATGCTATAGGAGGGTACATTTGTTTTAGGTGTTACTTTACAATAACTAGCCTGATAAGCCTAAGCTGGAATCTCCTGCTATTTTTCTTCTGACAAAATCTTTAGGTGGCTTTGTCCTTGATTCATTTCTACCATAGACAAAACTAGATAGTCGAGAATTAAACAAATCCAAGTCAAAGTAGCGTTTCTCATAAATAAAGACCTTTAGCATTAGTTTAATCTCAAAAGGAACTACGCTCTCAAATAGGAGGTGCATTAGGTCTTGTGGCATCTGTCCATTAGCCACATGAAAATTCGGTATTTTATTTAATATACTTTGGCTGTTTACGCCATATGTTACAGAGTCTGCTTCAGCAAATGGGCCTTCCAAAAGGGAGCAATGATAATCATGACTATCCTGGTTCCGAAGAGTGAAAGCTGACTCAACAAACTGTACATAGCACTATTTGAACACTGCAATATAAAAAAATACACACCTTAGTTTGAATAGAATATTGTGCAGCCATACAAACTCTGCACTTTCTCAAAGTAAACCTAACACCAATCTTAAATCCTCCTATATCATGGGCAGCCAAGTATCTGCTAAAAATGCAACAACAGTCCCACAGAATAGTGTTTCGGATCCATTGAATGACACAAAAAgtccatcctgtatatagtggATATGATGCAAAATACACAATAATTTTGTACTTACATTGTACAATTTGGTGACGTCATcaataaatggttttaaagctTCACTAAATCCATAGTTAGCGAGAAGTGATGATTTCACTACTGCTACAAGTTGAATGGAACGATGAGTGGACCTCAATTCAGGTCGGAGATTTGCAATTGTGTAGTAAAACAATCCTAAAAAAGTGTGAACTAAATGACAACATAAGATCACCACACATACCTAACTTGTGTTCGCCTCTATGACTAGCTAAAGCATCGCACACTTCGACTTCATCGAAGTATAGCAGTAGCTGCAACGCATTCTCATTATCCTGGAAATAGGGATCATTTCTGATGAAGGATGCATAGCAGTAATCTCCGATCAAACCATCTGTTCTACAATTATCCTTTACTATCTACAAATACCACATTATTATACATTGTAGTATTATATAAACAAAGAAACAAGGGGCAATGGCCATCGTTAAAATCCAGACCGGACCAAAGGTCTATTCTTCCAGTAAGCCGAATCACACAATAAACATTAATCCACACTCCTCACCTTGTAGCCACTGCTGAGAACACGATTATGATTGCTCAGACAGTAACGGCGAGCCCGCAAAAAACTGCATCCACTCCAAAACAACCTAACTGCGATAAAGTACTTTCTATTGCATTTCACTAAATATTCGCTACAAAACTATGAGTTTTTCTGCTGTACTCAATGTTACATACAAGCAACTGcccaaatttattagaatcgtgtTGTAAGGTGACAGGAGTTGAAGGTAACAGTGAAGTTAAAGAATAAAGCTTTATTCTATTTAAAGCTCACCTTGCTATATCCTTAAGTAGTCACCTATCACCATGAAATAAGTTTGAAGgttaaatattaatttaaatTCCTGTCACTTTGTACAacacgattctaataaattcgggaaGTTACTTGTGTGTAACAGCTGAATAGAGCAGACAGAACTCTTGCTGAATGACCCAACTCATGGTGAAGACAATAAGCCACGTCCCATCTCCATAGCTTGTTTCCtttgtgagttatgattgataaaatgagtgcctgtaatttttttcCGATATAGCCACtgtacaaatttattttattgcacTTCatactgtctatcgctataactccacaactattcatcagataaggctgaaactttgatagCCCATTGGTTTTCCCTCTGGATAACAAAGAAGTTATAAGAAGTTTGATAAAAATGCAAACTATAgtcgggttttcactcagcgggtcacatataagcAATCTAGTCATTGACACTTTCCCTCCCAATGTACTGTATAACAGATTACAGTGCACATTTAGCAAATTTTATATAACGTACAGATTATGCATACCTCATCACATATTTCAGGATGGTCTAGAAGTGCTTTTAAGCTTTTCAGCAATGGAACATACTCAAAGCTATCATTGTTTGTACCATCTCCCAGTGTTATTCTCAAAGGTTCCTTGATTTAAAAGAGGGAGATGCATAGTATCACATTAATTGTACATGATACAATTGAATACATGGTCCTTTAAACAAAATTAGGCATTCAAGAACAATGAATGAATTTTACCACTAAATTAAAATGATCCCGATAAAATTTTGACTGCAAATACTCTGTTTCAAAAGATGCAAAAGGATTCCGTAATGGTTCTAAACGAGCAGATAATTCTGCAAAGTTTTCCATCACAATCCCTTGACTCTCTAGCCACTCTTGCACCACTTCCTGAATATCATCAACACCATAAGAAATTATATGGTGCACTTGTTGAGTAATAAAATCAACAGCAGATTGTGTAAGCTTGAAACGCTCTTTGACAGTTAATAAAAGTAATGCTGCAGATCTTTCTCGATCGTTTTTACTTGCATATAGTTTGCAACTACGAACTTCGTCATCTTGTTCGAACTCATGCTCAGTAGCCGAGGTTTCACCATCCCCATGCATACTGCACGTGTTGCTATCGATGTCCATTTCAGCTTCCATTACTTAGGAGTTGACGATTGTATCTCTATTAATTCTCTCCTCCAATGTAAAGAGTCCACTAGACAGATACTTTTTTTGCTTCATTTTCTAAATCTACACCTCGATGCTTTCTGTTTAAATGGGAA comes from Dysidea avara chromosome 4, odDysAvar1.4, whole genome shotgun sequence and encodes:
- the LOC136253109 gene encoding uncharacterized protein isoform X2; amino-acid sequence: MEAEMDIDSNTCSMHGDGETSATEHEFEQDDEVRSCKLYASKNDRERSAALLLLTVKERFKLTQSAVDFITQQVHHIISYGVDDIQEVVQEWLESQGIVMENFAELSARLEPLRNPFASFETEYLQSKFYRDHFNLVEPLRITLGDGTNNDSFEYVPLLKSLKALLDHPEICDEIVKDNCRTDGLIGDYCYASFIRNDPYFQDNENALQLLLYFDEVEVCDALASHRGEHKLGLFYYTIANLRPELRSTHRSIQLVAVVKSSLLANYGFSEALKPFIDDVTKLYNDGLFVSFNGSETLFCGTVVAFLADTWLPMI
- the LOC136253109 gene encoding uncharacterized protein isoform X3 codes for the protein MEAEMDIDSNTCSMHGDGETSATEHEFEQDDEVRSCKLYASKNDRERSAALLLLTVKERFKLTQSAVDFITQQVHHIISYGVDDIQEVVQEWLESQGIVMENFAELSARLEPLRNPFASFETEYLQSKFYRDHFNLVEPLRITLGDGTNNDSFEYVPLLKSLKALLDHPEICDEDNENALQLLLYFDEVEVCDALASHRGEHKLGLFYYTIANLRPELRSTHRSIQLVAVVKSSLLANYGFSEALKPFIDDVTKLYNDGLFVSFNGSETLFCGTVVAFLADTWLPMI
- the LOC136253109 gene encoding uncharacterized protein isoform X1; this encodes MAAQYSIQTKFVESAFTLRNQDSHDYHCSLLEGPFAEADSVTYGVNSQSILNKIPNFHVANGQMPQDLMHLLFESVVPFEIKLMLKVFIYEKRYFDLDLFNSRLSSFVYGRNESRTKPPKDFVRRKIAGDSSLGLSASQAWTLAVILPLIIGHKIPHEDIHWECFLLLVQIIQLCTAKVSSLSSTLFLASLVDQHHQMFVDYYPGVNVLPKMHYMVHLSDQILRLGPLVTSWCMRMEAKNSYFKQIARRTNNFKNISFSVAARHQKLLCGYLQSRHFFAFDSVETGPCKESVSFAVHPKRNKLLYLYPDMHPDTTITHSNWIKTYGEEYHHGDYLITAKQTNDLPVFSKIVDLMMVVDCAVAEVERFLTVGLDNHLMSYQIKSTHHLCCIPLSTLKEKHPLTVHTFDDGQLYITLRSNIEPKLFGSYNITW